One part of the Humulus lupulus chromosome 9, drHumLupu1.1, whole genome shotgun sequence genome encodes these proteins:
- the LOC133802426 gene encoding membrane protein PM19L-like has protein sequence MAAGQLKSVASLLLVLNFCMYVVVLGIGGWAMNRAIDHGFIIGPDFSLPAHFSPIYFPMGNAATGFFVTFALIAGVVGAASVLAGVNHIRSWTVESLPAAATAGVIAWTLTVLAMGFACKEIQLELRNAKLRTMEAFLIILSATQLVYIAAIHSVGPRR, from the exons ATGGCAGCTGGGCAGTTGAAATCTGTTGCCTCACTACTTTTGGTGCTTAATTTCTGCATGTATGTTGTAGTTTTGGGCATTGGTGGTTGGGCTATGAATAGAGCCATTGATCATGGCTTCATCATTG gTCCTGATTTTAGTCTCCCAGCTCATTTCTCCCCCATATACTTTCCAATGGGAAATGCTGCAACAGGGTTTTTTGTCACATTTGCATTGATCGCCGGAGTTGTTGGAGCCGCTTCAGTCCTCGCCGGAGTCAACCATATTCGCTCTTGGACCGTCGAGAGCTTACCAGCTGCTGCCACTGCTGGTGTCATTGCATGGACTCTCACTGTCCTCGCCATGGG ATTTGCATGCAAAGAGATTCAACTCGAGCTAAGGAATGCTAAATTG AGAACTATGGAAGCATTCTTGATCATCCTTTCAGCCACACAGCTTGTATACATAGCAGCCATTCACAGCGTTGGACCAAGAAGATAA
- the LOC133802425 gene encoding membrane protein PM19L-like, translating to MHTQAQLIFFLSALCSNFSQTSFPPLKMVDNKLFKYVSLVLLVLNFCMYVIVLSIGGNALNRAIDYGFVIGPDFHRPDHFAPIYFPFGNEATGFFVTFAVLAAVIGIASVVAGINHIRFWTAKSLPSAASAAIIAWTLTLLAMGFACKEIELESRNSRLRTMEAFIIILTATQLSYVVAIHSIVITT from the exons ATGCACACACAAGCACAACTCATCTTCTTTCTTTCTGCATTGTGCAGTAACTTTTCCCAAACCTCTTTTCCTCCACTTAAAATGGTTGATAATAAGCTATTCAAATATGTTTCCTTAGTACTTTTGGTGCTTAATTTTTGTATGTATGTCATTGTGTTGAGCATTGGTGGTAATGCTCTCAACAGAGCCATTGACTATGGCTTTGTCATTG GTCCTGATTTTCATCGTCCGGATCATTTCGCGCCAATATACTTTCCATTTGGGAACGAGGCAACCGGGTTTTTTGTCACGTTTGCAGTGTTGGCCGCGGTGATTGGAATCGCTTCAGTCGTGGCAGGGATCAACCATATCCGGTTTTGGACCGCCAAGAGCTTACCATCTGCAGCTAGTGCTGCCATTATTGCCTGGACTCTCACACTCCTTGCTATGGG CTTTGCTTGCAAAGAGATTGAACTCGAATCCAGAAACTCCAGGCTG AGAACAATGGAGGCATTCATAATCATCCTTACAGCCACGCAGCTTTCATATGTAGTGGCCATTCATAGCATTGTTATAACAACATAA
- the LOC133802424 gene encoding suppressor protein SRP40-like: protein MPSGAKKRKAAKKKKEKAASTTSSHTNPHGGYDDSKSQDEKGSDGGEIMSPVHQDHHKNHRHFNEGSEEGDPSAVRSIVAEDKSGERVSSERSLKSGKDSESKNIRIEYVESGKESRDGDDRNSSSSRSSSRSSSSSSSSDDDSRAIEKKQDMKANVSISDSISYTKVVKPVESSSAEETQVAEFSPKPVVPVSGETVGVLESAPMKNVLVSDVIKPGFENGEKKLSTGETDTDLSSKKSEDKIYHMLDASAKSSPSKSESVSNAYEAEELPPSSGYEAQTSNGTQGIKTSETPEPTENQPLVSPAPPVVQKASWLSCCGIFDVITGSSR, encoded by the exons ATGCCATCAGGTGCGAAGAAGAGAAAAGCTgccaagaagaagaaggagaaggcaGCCAGCACCACCTCGTCTCATACCAACCCTCATGGAG GGTACGATGATTCGAAATCCCAAGATGAGAAGGGAAGTGATGGTGGTGAGATTATGTCCCCTGTACATCAGGACCACCATAAAAACCACCGACATTTTAATGAAGGGAGTGAGGAGGGTGACCCATCAGCTGTTCGATCAATTGTTGCTGAGGATAAGTCCGGGGAGAGAGTTTCTAGTGAAAGGAGTTTGAAATCTGGGAAGGATTCTGAAAGCAAAAACATAAGGATTGAGTATGTTGAGTCTGGAAAGGAATCGCGTGATGGGGATGATAGAAACtctagtagtagcaggagcagcagcaggagcagcagcagcagcagcagttcGGATGACGATTCTCGAGCCATTGAGAAGAAACAGGACATGAAAGCCAATGTTTCCATTTCAGATTCAATCTCATATACTAAAGTTGTCAAGCCAGTTGAATCCTCTTCAGCTGAAGAGACTCAGGTTGCTGAATTTTCCCCTAAGCCAGTGGTTCCAGTATCTGGTGAGACAGTGGGTGTCTTAGAAAGTGCTCCAATGAAGAATGTATTGGTTTCTGATGTGATTAAACCTGGTTTCGAAAATGGTGAAAAGAAATTGTCTACTGGGGAAACTGATACTGATTTGTCTTCAAAGAAAAGTGAGGATAAGATATATCACATGTTGGATGCGAGTGCAAAATCATCTCCCAGCAAATCAGAATCTGTCTCGAATGCTTATGAGGCTGAAGAATTGCCACCTTCAAGCGGTTATGAGGCTCAAACTAGTAATGGTACTCAAGGCATTAAAACTTCTGAGACTCCCGAACCCACTGAAAACCAG CCTCTGGTTTCTCCAGCTCCACCCGTTGTGCAAAAAGCCTCTTGGTTGAGTTGCTGTGGAATTTTTGATGTGATTACAGGATCCAGTCGATGA